One Sparus aurata chromosome 23, fSpaAur1.1, whole genome shotgun sequence genomic window, TTCACGGCATCATATGTCCcccgccccccctcctcccgcgACTGACGGCGCGCGTCGGCCAATGAGCGCGCGACTCGGGCAGCGCTCCGGGGGCGGGACTCGCGCTTCGCACCAATCGCGACCGCCCGTATTGTTTTGACCTCTGAAACCGCATCACCGCCTACCTCGTGCCCATGGCGGAGGAAGGCTATAAATAAGGGCAACGCTGTGGCAGGAGGCGGACGAAGTTGCAAAACTCCCGGAGAGGAGGGAGCTACTCTGCAAAGCCTGCTGGAAGAGGACGCAAAATTGAAaccttaaaagacaaaaaaaaacaaaacaaacaacaacaacagaaacccGAAGCGAACCACAAACGCCAATCCTCCCGACATGTACATGTACTGGAATACTTTTTTGTAATGTTGATAATATATTCTATGTGAAGAAAGTATTTATActttttccgttttttttttctatttgcacTAACTAACGGTACTTCAGAACTACTgagaatctttattttttacacacacacaaaaaaaacgtaAGTATATTTCAGCTgactttctctctttgttgcctGTCACGTATTATAATGTCAAGTTgttaccgtgtgtgtgtgtttgcctgctgTCGTACTGTAGCTCTATTCATAGCCTTTACTTACTAAGCTGATTTGCTGCGTCAGTCCACGAAGTtggggaggggtgtgtgtgtgtattcgaGATAGAGAGAGTGCGTGTGCAGGCGCGTGCGTGCGGGTAAAAGCGTTGTGTGTGTATCAccattgtcatttttttaatctaaaaaaggaagaaatgacGGCAACTGTTCAATCTAAACGCCTCGAAATGACGTCTATGCGCTCGTGAGAGCCTCCATAGCCTGTTTTAAACGCATATATACATTGTTTTAAATTGTCACCCGTGTCGGTACCGGTACTGGTTGTCAGGGGTCCAGTATGCTGTGAAATAGCAACGACCGTCCCCCTTTAACTTCGTCACAAACTGATCAGATGTACCGAGACCTGTGGCGATTTCGCAACTGAGAGTCTCCAGTTTTTTTTCGTGAGGGGGGGAGGCGATAAAACGTTGCACTCCCCTCCCTGTGCCTCCATTTCAATTCCTACATAAATTAACCACTTTTATAGGCATTAAACGTCCGCAGACAGCTCCTCTCACAGGCAGCAACACCGCGCATTCGATCTCACGGGTTTGTGACTTCTacggtttattattttttttcttacagccTGACGTTGTGTTTTCACGTCGGCGTCTTTCGTGTCAGCCGTGCGAAATTGGCAAAAGTACGGGTGTCGCCAAGTCTTCTTTCGACACTGTTTTTGCTACACTTTGCATGGCATTAGCTCCTCTAAGCGTCGACACCATATCCTCTCTAACGTGTCCTCTTTTGGGGCATGTCCAACGGTTCACGTTGATTGAATGCAACATGTCAGTCCCCCTGCCTCGCGCTGTATGGAGGCTATCCACTTGCCCATTATGTAATAGGATTCCAGAGTCGTAGTGCAAGGTTAATGTGCTCAATGCCATACTTTCTGACATGTAGatcaacagtgtttgtgtgtgtgtatatgtgtgtgggtgtgtgtgtatatatgaaCGTTTAAGTGCCAGATCCCAGATCAGAGGGTTTTAATATCAGCTGCACATTTTCCTCCATCTGACTTGTCAAATTCTGCTCTGGCTGCCTGTTGTGTGACATTAGACTTATGAGCTGACAGCGGGGTCACACTGGCAGCGTGCACTGGCACTTCAGGCAGGCCGTTGAACAGATCAGTCCATCGTGAATGTTtgtcccattcttgtgaacTCCTAGGAACACGTTTtaagtgttttcctttttctctgtttttccagGAAAACATTATCACACCCCGTGGAAGGACGTCACTTCTACAAAACCAGCACTTTTGCTTTTGAaccgtttttttctttttgttgtccGAGCTGTCTGGTTGCTTTTTTTGCCATCCTGCCTGGTGAGCGTCTGTTGTGTTGCCAACAACCACGGATAAACAAAGCAGACCCGGTGGACACAGTCAAGGTCAGACGCGCCTAATCTTCACGCACCTGGTAAACTTCAGCAGTTCGCTATGCAGCTTGAAATCCAAGTAGCTCTCAACTTCATCATCTCCTACCTGTACAACAAGCTGCCCAGGCGGCGGGTCAACATTTTCGGTGAGGAGCTCGAGAGGCAGCTGAAGCAGAAATATGAGGGACACTGGTACCCGGACAAGCCATACAAGGGCTCAGGATTCAGATGCATCCACGTTGGGGAGAAGGTGGACCCAGTGGTGGAGAAGGCAGCCAAAGAGAGCGGGCTGGACATCGAGGATGTCCGCAACAACCTGCCCCAGGACCTCAGCGTGTGGATTGACCCCTTCGAGGTGTCCTATCAGATCGGCGAGAAGGGGCCTGTCAAAGTGTTGTACGTCGACGACAGCAACGAGAGTGGAGCGAACAGTGGGGGGCTCGATCTGGATAAGGAGATCAAGAACAGCTTCAACCCCGACGCACAGGTCTTCATGCCCATCAGCGAGCCTGTGAACGGAGCCTCTCCGGGCTCCAGCTCCCCGTCTCCTCCTTTCGGCCACTCAGCAGCCGTCAGCCCCACCTTCATGCCCCGCTCCACGCAGCCTTTAACCTTCACGACGGCCACCTTCGCCGCCACAAAGTTCGGCTCCACTAAGATGAAGAGCAGCggccgcaacaacaacaacaacaacggcggGAGCGGCGCCGGGAACAAGGTGGCACGTACCTCTCCCACCAACCTGGGCCTGAATGTGAACAGTCTCCTGAAACAGAAAGCCATCTCCACCTCCATGCACTCTCTGTACGGGTTGGGCCTCggggtgcagcagcagcagcaccagaaGCCCTCGGCCCTGTCCCCCAATGCCAAGGAGTTTGTGTTCCCCAGCCTTCAGGGCCAGGGCAGCCAGAGCGCTCTCTTCCCCGGGGACAGCTCACTCAGCCTAAGCCCGCTGCAGTACAGCAATGCCTTCGACGTGTTTGCGGCCTACGGTGGCCTTAACGACAAGTCCCTTATGGATGGCTTGAATTTCAGCTTGAACAACATGCAGTATTCTAACCAGCAATTCCAGCCAGTAATGGCCAACTAGTACACGTAAAAGGTACTACTTAAGCTACTACTTCACACAGAAACGACCAGAGATAATGTGatacgggggaaaaaaaacaaacacaaatgcacattttgaaaacttaaaaaaaaaaaaaaaagaaaaacaacaacatataaaCGAGAACAGAATGTCAAGGATAAAAGGAAAAAGTGACTTGTCAGCTGTAAGATCTATGTTACGAGTCTAAGAGCATGAGCCCGAGGGTGAATTACTTTGCCCCCTTGAGTTATACCTTTAGTACAAGATGTCCAAGCTTGGTTTTCCTAAACTTCAACATGCATCATTGTTATTTCTTTTGCCAACCAagcacaaaatattttttttatgtgactgttttaagatataaaaaaaaaggacaaaaaaaaaaacaaactccaccACAAGTCATGGCCTCTTTCAGTATTTAAACATAACTGGACACCGCCAATTTTTTTCAAGAAATTGGCACAAATAAGTGGGATTTCCTGGTCTTTTTTCTAATTGTATAATTTAATTTAGTACAGAGTTTGTAAAATATCAGAGTATCTATTGTTTCTACGACATGGTATTGCATTTATATCTTTTTACTACTCCAGTGATCTGTGATGGCTGCAGCAactttatgttttctttttttttttattgaaattataaaaaatgaatccatctttaagaaaaaaaaagaagaaaaaaaaaaacattgactaTTCTAAAGATTGTGTACAGAATATTCCGTAGTGGTGGGATTTAAGAATATTtgcttttttgaaaaacataaGAGTTGTATTTTCTGTTAAGAGTTTAAAGATTTTTGCTATATTATGGACAAAATGTAATCGTATATTAATTTTGTACCTACATTGTGCAATACTTGATAAAAAACAAACGGTATAACAAAGTATTTGGAGTCAGTGTCTTACATGTTAAGAGGGACTGATAGTTTATTAAGTTTGTATTAAAAAGCTTGAAAATAATTCCacctgttcagtttgtctttggtTTTTGTGGTTCGGCTGGTTGACGCAGGTCTTTAAGGGGACAATTTTGGGACCAATCCAGTCCTGAAGCCAGAAGAATCAGTTTTTTCTTACACCTACATATGCTTGGTACATGAGCATGTCCTTAGCACACagctcacatttatttcacagtcATTTTAAGCCAAGAGGTCGCAGGTTTAGTGTGCTACACTAGTGAAATGTACTTGAACACATGCTACATGAGATGAAATATTCCATTCCCCGACACCCCTGCCTTCAGCACTGAGACACTGGCACACAAGCCTCGCCACAGGCCCCCGGCAACATTTGTTCAAACAGGCAGGCTGTGTTGGCTAACAGTTGCCCTTGGGCCAAGTGTCATTACACATATGGATACAGGGGGTGTGATCGTGTCGAGCCTGATAACATCCTGAACTAAAGCCCGGCCTCATATGCATGGCGGGGCTGTTGGCTAACACGCTGCTGAAACCGTGTCACAAATTTCAGAgattaaaaaaacccaaacggCACACAGGCGGAAACTAGGGAACCATCTCtgatgagaaaaacacagatttcaTACTGTAGAGCTGCAGCTGCTTGTTGATAGAAAGAAAAATTTAATCGTCGGCTACTTTGATAAACATTTCAATCCATTTTCAAgtcaaaaacagtcaaaacatCTGCTGGTTCTAGCTTCTTAAGTGGAAGGATTTTCTGCTTCTCTCTGTCACTGATGATGGCGCATGAGGGATCTTTGGGTTTCACACTGTTGgtcggacaaaagaagcaaattCAAGACGTCACTGtaggctctgggaaattgtgatgagcatttttgacaatattattacatttgatagatttagaaaaacatcaaattgcATCAGattaaatgataaagaaaatattctATCCTGTATGATGTCATGTTCAGTGGGGTATGGGAGGAGTCTCTACATCAGCGGTCCATCAGACTGTGTGGGGGTGAAACCCTGCCGGCTCTGGGGTGCTGTTCCCCCTGCCCCTCTGACCTCCTTGTAGATGGGAGACCCGACTGGAAAAACTCTCCTTCCAGCGAACCAGCAGCGTCACTTATTAACACCGATATCAAAATGCAACAAGGAGCAGTGCTACAGGCTGTTCAGCAGAGCTGGAGGGTGGAGCTGAATGCTAAGCTGGTCAGTTACGTTTCACCCACTGTCCTCAAGGATGTCGCCTGTTAATGGATAACTTGGCAGTACGCTTTATGTGGGGTAAAAGGACCTCCAAGCATGTGCATCCTAAGAGAGATCCTGAGTTTCACAAGTTGTCTCAGATAAACCATTAACCTGGTAATTgctcataaaaaacacgttttttttaaacatgtaaaGATGTAAAGTAGCACTTCCTGTAGTCCTTGGACTTTTTAGCTGCTCACATTGTTGCATAGTCATTCAGTTTATGCATACAGTCATGATTTGGGTAATTAGAGGCTTTACTGGACAGCAACAAGGTGCATTTAAGTGAATTAAATTGATATACTTTACATATATAAGTGTGAGTATGTAAGTTAACCCACTCTGCTGCATCAGAGTAAAAGATGTATTTCGCTGCTGCCTGTGATGAGAGCTTGTTGGACTTCATCATGCTGGTGCTGACTGACTAAAATGGCCCTGACCCTGCCGGCGTATCGCGGCCCCTCTGGGGCTGGCTCATCATTGCTTGTCTGTCTGCGTGTCCCCTGATACACTTGGGGCTTGATAGGCTGTGTAAAGTTCAGCCTGCATGTGTGGGTTTATCTCAGCTGCTGATACTGTGAGTGTTACACAGTCTGGTGGGGGTGTTTGTTTATCTCGGGCCTGTGGCAGCGTGTTTGCGCGCATGTGAAATCACTCGGGTGCGTTCCGAGAAAGGCCTCGATGGATTATTATTGGTCTTCTGCGCCCTTTCCTGATCTGTGGGTTTCGTTATTGTTATCGACGGTTCTTCTGTACATCACGACTCAGGACTGTGACCCTCCCGAGTTGGCGTGAGAGAGGAGTCATGGACACCACCCCCTGTCCTTATCTGGTTGTTGTTATTCTGCACATGAGGAGAATCGATAGGACATATAAGTGGCACTTGTGGTGAAAAGAGGCGTGTGCTATAGTCTCCAGAATAATTGAGGGGACTCACTATTGGAGCAATCTGTCCTCCACTCattcaaattacatttatacTACTTCATAGCTTACGAAGACTTATATCGACCTGGAATAATAATCAGACTTTATTTGTTGAAGTACGACAAAGCTAACATGATGGTGGAggttatgtatgaaatgtaaaCTGCTCAGGGTTACtgttcattgtttcattttgagtGTTTTATCATATTAAAGTTACCTGATTACATCAAGAGACGAGCTATCAGAGCCAGGTTCCTGTTTCTATAAAACAGGCGCATGATGACTCAAAATCGTGAACTTTAAAGGGGTCTTTTGCAGATTACTTTCACGTTGGCTCATCACAAGGGCTAACAGATTGTAGTATTTGTATACAGATATTATTTACATATGTATATACTttgttttggattaaaaaataaGGTTTCATTGAATCCTTCAAGCGCAAGAGACATTAGTCAAGGAAGGTGACACTCCTCCTCCGAACGGCTAGGCTAAGAACAAGACTTAACTGTTCACTTTTGGTGTTTGCCATGGCTCAAAACGGGACATAAATAGAAAGGTTTGGTCTCATCTTGAAGCGGAGCATCTGCAGATCTGACTCTATACCTGATATCCTGTGATCCGCTAAAAAtacaagatgaaaaataaatccCTGTTTTTGTTATCCTTACCGCCATCGTGTCCGTTAGCCTTGGAGAGCTCTGCGGTCTGCTGAGTGCACTCTTCGGCTATCGTAAAATCACCAGCGTTATGGGTCAGAAAACCTAAATCAAATTACTCTAAATGTATTTGCTTTTGCAAGTGACGGTTATGAAATCAAATATTTTGTTACTCCCCAACCCTATCTCCAGCCCCAGggggtgacagacagacagcggaggagaggaggggagctCCGACACAAGAGGGAGTGCGATATAGAGGATGTGAACGCCATTAAAGTATGGTACTAAGAATACCGGGGCGATGAAAAATCCAAGTGCGACACAAGGCTGAGAGTGGGATCAGAATAGCGCAGAGAAACGAGAGACAGATGCCtgatgagaagaagaggagTGGAGCAATGTGACTAGGAGCGAGAAAGAGCGAGAGTGAAACGTCGCCAGCGGCACTATTGATGCTAATCCTGTGCCAAGCAGCCCCCTCAACTCCCCGGTCCCCCCTCCACCTGTCATAAAAACAGGTGGAGCTCAGCTCAGCTTGTGGTCTGCAGCCAGCCAACACAGCCTTATGGTAATGTCACCCTCctcagcagtaaaaaaaaaaaaaaaagagagaaaaagaaaacagttaatGGCTTTTCAGTCCCTCGCCTTAGTCCAACCCCTCACCCCATCTATTTCTGGAAGCACGCTGGAGCTGATTGAGCAATGATAAGCTGGAGGGAATTGTGCTTTCCTCTGAACATTACTTCACCACGCCTTATCTGTATCTCACAGGGGGAAAGGGAAAGGatctcagcacagcacagaagaatccatctgtttgtgttttgtattctcCTCTGCGCTGAATGCTTATTAGGAGCAGTTGTGTCCGTTTAAGCCGAGCCGACGCTCCGTTTTTAGAGGTGTGCAGCTATACTTGCCTCTGGTGCGCATTAATGAGAAAGCTAACATTTGTTGACTGGTCTCACAGCTGAAGCTTAAGCAAGCATCAAGGGCACCGACGCACAGTTGCTTTGAACAGTTGCTCAGACACCCGCTTGGAAAACTTGAGCCGCTGCCGGTTTACAGGAGTTTACATTCACTCAAATGTATTCTGCGCTGGTACAAACCTGCAGTCTCGTACTAATTCAAATAGAACTAGAACAATGGTTAAATGTGTGGGTATCACCATATTTAATAACCtccattaataaatggtacatttacagttaaaggtgcaatatgtaagaattggccacctgttgaatttatactcaaaacaaatagagggtCACAACTGTTAGCAGTCCAGATTGGGAGCTCATGGAACCGGTGGGGTAGTGTCGgcgtttacactgctagcacaagAGCTCTGGAGCCAGACATGCtggggttagctggttagcatgctaactttagtagacacaacacagtacacagatGTCACTACTCCATTATTGTTATtgcttcacattctgttaatcATTTGAGTGACatttagaatgtttttttactgttaacACACAATTAAATACTTTGATAACCATTTAAAGGTTCACAAACACCGGTTACGACTTTATAACGGCCACATGatgtttttaaacaaactacACATTATTTATCAACTACTTACAACGTATTATGAACATTAGTTTTTAACTTCACAATGAAGAAATTGCTtattaaatggtttataaagcattgcaTTGTTAATTAACGTCAAGCAACtcttaaagtttaattaactgtaaactaattattattaagtgttacCAATGTGTGTAGTCCATCAAGAATGTTTATTatgggtgatttttttttcttttcatggcatCTGG contains:
- the tob1a gene encoding protein Tob1a — protein: MQLEIQVALNFIISYLYNKLPRRRVNIFGEELERQLKQKYEGHWYPDKPYKGSGFRCIHVGEKVDPVVEKAAKESGLDIEDVRNNLPQDLSVWIDPFEVSYQIGEKGPVKVLYVDDSNESGANSGGLDLDKEIKNSFNPDAQVFMPISEPVNGASPGSSSPSPPFGHSAAVSPTFMPRSTQPLTFTTATFAATKFGSTKMKSSGRNNNNNNGGSGAGNKVARTSPTNLGLNVNSLLKQKAISTSMHSLYGLGLGVQQQQHQKPSALSPNAKEFVFPSLQGQGSQSALFPGDSSLSLSPLQYSNAFDVFAAYGGLNDKSLMDGLNFSLNNMQYSNQQFQPVMAN